The genomic stretch CTGCACGGTGGCTGTGGAGTGAACACACTGGAGGGGACGGGGTTGGAGACTGCTTGCAGTGGTGCGGGGGAGACTGAGGACAGCACTACCTGGTGTGGCAGTGAGGGATCATGAAAAAGTGACCCCCACTGGACCTGATGCCTGACTTGGAGGGTCAGGAAGGAAGACGTGTGAAGGAtccccaggtttctggcttgggcaACTGGGTGCTGTCACTTGAAACAGCCACGTAGAGATGCTCCACTGCCCTTGGGTTGTAATACTTTACTCAGTGCCTGTAACTGCTCCGTATCACTGCCCCTGGCATTAAGGTGCGGAGGCAGCTTGCTTCTCCCCTTCCATCAACTTTTACCCCAGGTCACAGACAGCAGAGGGCCACACAGCTGTGTACCTGCTGGTCCTTTTcccagggctgggggcgggggggggggggtggcggcaCATTACTTCCACTTCAGGACTCATCCGTGTTTGTTATTTGCCTCTAGTTGATACATGTGGGAATCCGTGCTACGCCTTTCAAACAGTTAAATTCCAAGTGAGCCCATTCTTGGAGCGTTCTAGGACCGTGAGAGAACAAGTGTTTCTTAAAAGTAAGGACTGTCGGAGAAAACCAAGCCAGCGGGGGTCATCGGCTAGCATGCCGCTTGCCGCTGTGCCCCGAGATCCTCGGTGTCCgctgcagaggggcaggccgcGGTGTATGCCGCCTCCTGGTGGTCGACAGCGGCCAGGGGCCCGACCGCCCACAGCTCCGCCGCCGGCCACCGGGCACTTCCGGAGACCGCCGCCCCCGCCCGACGGGAGGAAGCAGCTCGTGCCTCCCAGGAAGGAGGGATCTGGAGCCCGGGTGGGGGCGTGGCTCGCAGGACGCGAGCCCGGGGGCGGGGCTTGGCGGGGCGCTCAGGCGCTGCTCCGGCCACCTCTGCGGGTGGGAAAGATGGCGGCGCCCTGGTGGCGAGCTACGCTGTATGGAAGTCGGAGGTGGCGGGGCTTCAGCACCTCTGGTGAGGGTTCTGAGGTGGGGGGCTCTTGGAGGTCCCCGTATAGCCCGAGCCCGGGGGCTCGAGACAGCGTCTGCCCCTGGCCTCACGTCCCGCTGTCTGCCCGCAGCCACCCTCGGCCGCCGAACCGCCCCTCTGGGGCCGATGCCCAACGAGGACATCGATGTGACCAACCTGGAGCGGCTGGAGAAATACCGCAGCTTCGACCGCTACCGGCGCCGGGCGGAGCAGGAGGCGCGGAAACCGCACTGGTGGCGGACCTACCGGGAGCACTTCGTGGAGGAGTCAGGTCCGGAGCGGGCGCTGTGGGCCCCGGCCTCGCGaccagggggcgggggggcagccGGCCTCCTCCCCGAGCACTAGCGGAGGGGGCCTGTCAGCGCCCACGTGCGCACCGTGGGCCGTTTAGTCCCACCAGGATTTTTCACACCTTTGGTTCTTCTACTTGGAAAATTCCCTTCCCCCGCTGTTAAGAGTTCCATCTTATACTCCTAAAATCCTTTCCAgacttctccccaccctcccattCCGTGTTAGAAAGTCCATTTGTGCTCCTAAAATCCCGTGTGTAGCCCTGGCCACACCCTATCCTGACTTTCTTTTCACTGGCCCTCTCCCTGGAGTGGGATCCCTAAGGACTGGGATCTTGCCTGCCTTGACCGCTATTTGATCCTTGCACCCGcgtagtgcttggcacataggtGTGCAGCTCTTTCCTGAATGAGATTGAAAGCTCTAGGCAAAGTGACCCGGGGATCCTGCCCTTGAGCGACCTACTTCCTGTGTACATCCTTTTGGAAAGCATTTAGGGAGGCAGTTTTATGATGGTTGAAGACACAGGGATAGAATCCACATTACTGATTTAAACCCAAGTCAGCTTCTTAGGAGTTGATGCTGGCAGGCCAGGTCCAGGGACCTAGAGAAGGATCCTTGATGCACGCAGGATAAAAATCAAACTTGAGCCAGCAGAAGGTGAAAGCAGAGTTTATGGAAGGTATAGAAAGAGTGCAGGTACAGACAGTGTGTTTGGGAGATTCGGAAAGGAGGGAGTCTCCTCTTTGCTTGgggcttggggtttttttcttgaGGATTGTGGTCTGGTGCACATGacctctcaggcatccaggaaccagTTAGAACAAAGATAAGGGCGCAAGTGTTATTCCTTGGAGCCAGGGTGTCTTGGCATTGAGATGTCTGGAGCTGGTGGTCTGGAACACACATACTGTGGCTTTGTGCGGTCATTCTCACCTGGTccttccttagatgttatctgttctttttttttttttttaagactttatttatttatttgagagagagcataagcagaggagaggggcaaagggagagggagaagcagacttcttgctgagcagggagcccaggaccccaggatcatgacctcagacccttaactgactgagccacccaggcgcccctagatgatatttcttctaaagaaatcattaatTCCTTGTTCTTACAAGAGGTATTAAGAggcatctgtaaagtggggctgTGGGTCctagcaaaaacagaaacaggaagggGTGTGTGGCTGGCTCGGTTGGCAGAACATgcacctcttgatttcagggttgtgagttcaagccgcatgttgggcatggagtttacttaaaaaaagaagcaggaaaaggagcaaaaagcgtatttttatggagtccttcagtttccctgtctcagaGTGACTTGcctgaatttcagtttcctcagtGTAAAATAACTGTGTCTGTCACGAAATTGTTGTATTAAAGGCTGCAgtccattggattttttttagacAAATGCATCTTTGATGAGGGTTCAACGCATCTTACTTATTGTTAGCGTCTAATGTAAATGGAAAAAGTATTGGATCAAAAATCTTCCTGGGCCTTGTTACTCAAAGTGTGTTCTGAGACTAGCAGCACAGGCATTACCTAGGAGCTTGTTaggaatgcagaatctcaggccccacacTGACCTGCTGAttcagaatctgaattttaacaaatttccCAGGTGACTTGTATGGTGAGTCCATTAAAGTATGAGAAATGCTTCTTTTAAGTCTTTATAGCTTCAGCTAATTCTACCAAGGACTCACATGGATGTCCATGGCCAGGTGTGAACAGGCTTGAAGGTCATCCCAACCATAATTGAGATGATCGTCTATCCACCTGTATTTGACCTAGACGGTGTGACTTGGTTTAGGGATCAGAAAATGCAATCTCAAGTCGAATCCAGTTTGCTTAACAGTTGGACCCTGTCTGGGTTTGTGAAGCAGACTGCACAGTAGGGTTTAGTTTTGTGAATTAAAGGGTAAGCTTTACCAGCAGAACTTGGGCAAGTGAGAGGACTAGGTAGGGACTGGCAGCTTGATCCCACTTTCTCCAACATATCTTCCCTCCCCAGATCCCAAAGACAAGATTGACATTGGGCTGCCACCACCCAAGGTCTGCCGGGCCCACCAGCTGCTGGAGCGAAAACGTGTCCTCCGGGAGCTGCGTGCCAACTCAGAGGAGGAGCGAGCTGCCCGCCTCCGCACAGGTAAGCCCTCTCAGGGGAGCCCCCCCCCatgtccctgcccccaccctgcatcCTAACCGGCATCATTCCTTACCAGCACGCATCCCGCTGGAGGCTGTGCGGGCCGAGTGGGAGAAGACCTGTGGCCCCTACCACAAGCAGCGCCTGGCTGAGTACTATGGCCTCTATCGAGACCTGTTCCGTGGCGCCACCTTCGTGCCCCGAGTCCCCCTGCATGTGGCCTATGCTGTGGGTGACGATGACTTGGTGCCCGTGTACCACGGCAATGAGGTCACTCCAACGGAGGTAACTGCTCActtgtgcccctccccacactgcaTGTACAGACACACTCCACCACGGGACCACACACAGCTCCTTTTTGAAAGCTCTTACAGAGGTGGTTTTTATGGTGGTTAAGGGCGTAAGCATGGTACCTGTGTAGGCTGGTTTGGGGTTCGTTCTCCATCTCCCCCCTTTTGGTTTCCTGGTAAACAACACCATGGTAATTACAAAGGAAGGACtataagatgaaagaaaaagaagctccATCTTGACATACTCCTGCCGCTAGTCCCTGTCATCAGAGTCCTCCTAGCCCGTGCATTGATGGGAGGGCCACCTTGTGGTTCAGATAGCGAGCTGGCCAGGCACCTCTGCAGGGTTCCTTCTATAAGCTTCTCTTTGCTGACCTGCCCCTCAAAGGACCGTCAAGCACATTTGGATCAGAGTGGGCTCTCCCTTCTCCAAAGCTCCCTCAGACTCCTGCCCGCCAGAAGGTCTGTTTACCTGGGGGTGACACCTTCCCTGTTGTCTCCCCACCAGGCTGCGCAGGCCCCAGAGGTGACCTATGAGGCAGACAAGGGCTCCATGTGGACACTGCTGCTCACCAACTTGGGTAGGTGTCTGCGGAGCTGGGGCGGGGCCCGGCGGGAAGGGCAGCGGGGCCGGCAGTTAGTGGGGTCTGTTTGTGTGCAGATGGACACCTGCTGGAGCCGGATGCTGAATACGTCCACTGGCTGGTGTGAGTacctgggctgggggaagggtcagaggcaTGTGAGG from Ursus arctos isolate Adak ecotype North America unplaced genomic scaffold, UrsArc2.0 scaffold_24, whole genome shotgun sequence encodes the following:
- the MRPL38 gene encoding 39S ribosomal protein L38, mitochondrial encodes the protein MAAPWWRATLYGSRRWRGFSTSATLGRRTAPLGPMPNEDIDVTNLERLEKYRSFDRYRRRAEQEARKPHWWRTYREHFVEESDPKDKIDIGLPPPKVCRAHQLLERKRVLRELRANSEEERAARLRTARIPLEAVRAEWEKTCGPYHKQRLAEYYGLYRDLFRGATFVPRVPLHVAYAVGDDDLVPVYHGNEVTPTEAAQAPEVTYEADKGSMWTLLLTNLDGHLLEPDAEYVHWLVTNIPGNSVAEGQETCPYLPPFPARGSGFHRFAFLLFKQDKPIDFSGDTRPSPCYQLAQRTFHTFDFYKKHQEAMTPAGLAFFQCRWDDSVTHIFHQLLDMQEPVFEFVRPPSYHPKQKRFPHRQPLRYLDRYRDSHEPTYGIY